A region of the Acidobacteriota bacterium genome:
CGTACCATGGGGTCGTTCTCGGTCCGCAGGCGAAGTTCCTCGGTGACGATCTTTTTCTCGTTGGCCAGGTTCTCTTCGCTCAGGGCCAGGTTCACCAGGCGATCGGCCTCCAGCGCGAGGACTTCGTCATGCCCGGCAGGCGGAATCTCCGAAATGTAGACTGTCTCGTCAAAGGAGGTGAAGGCGTTTTCGTAGCCCCCATGACTCTCGTGAAGCAGTGCGTAGTCTTCCTTGGAATGCTCCACCGTCCCTCCGAACATCAAGTGCTCGAAGAGGTGGGCGAAGCCCCGGGTCTCCTGTTCTTCGTTGGCGGATCCAACGTGCACCCAAAGCTCCGTCGCCACGGTACGGAGGGCGGGATCGGGGAGAACGGTGACATGCATACCGTTGGCCAGCGTGCGGGTGACCAGACGATCCTGGAGATCGACCGGGGCATCGGCGCGGAGCCCCGCGACGCCGACCAGGGCGACGAACCACGTCAGCAGCAGGACTCGAGCCCACCCAAGCACCATGGCACCTCCCGCAAGGGACCGATTCTACAGCACTCGCTCATCGCCGGGCCGGCAGCCGCAATCTCCTGCGCCGCCTTTCATCCCTTGGGCGCCCAGCCGCGGCGGCGGAGTTCGGCCAGCAAGGCCGCGCGATGCTCACCCTGGATCTCGATCCGCCCGTCCTTGACGGTGCCCCCTGAGCCACACATGCGCTTGAGTTCACCGGCCAGATTCCTGAGAGCGGCGCCATCGAGCGGCAGGCCGAGAATCACGGTGACCGTCTTGCCGTGCCGGCCCTTGCGTTCGCTGTAAACCCGGACCGGACCGAAAGCAGCGCGCGCCCCGGTCGACTCCCTGCAGCGGCAGCCGGCAAGGGGTTGTTCACAGACGGGGCAGGTCGAGCCGAGCTCACTCGAATAAACCAGGCCTCCGCCGCCATTCTTTCCCCCGCGTCTATTCATGGCACCTCCCGATCTCCCATGTGCCAAAGCGGTTCATGCTTCGCCTGGTTCACGTTCATAGCCGGGGCCAGTGCGCCAAGCAACCGGTTCAGGGGGCGGTCAATGCTTCCGGACCACACATTGTCCCGTGGGCAGATAGCAGGGAACATCCCGTGTCCCCGCAAAAAACTCGTCAACGGCTTCTTTCGCTCCCGGGCAGGTCACAAAGCCGTAATCGTCGAAGACGAGCAGGCCACCGGATGTCAGCCGTGGATAGAAAAAGGAACAGCAGTCGAAGACCGACCGGTAAATGTCCACATCGACATGCACGAAGCAAAAGCGGCTCTCCCGTAC
Encoded here:
- a CDS encoding stress response translation initiation inhibitor YciH; amino-acid sequence: MNRRGGKNGGGGLVYSSELGSTCPVCEQPLAGCRCRESTGARAAFGPVRVYSERKGRHGKTVTVILGLPLDGAALRNLAGELKRMCGSGGTVKDGRIEIQGEHRAALLAELRRRGWAPKG